A window of Rhipicephalus microplus isolate Deutch F79 chromosome 8, USDA_Rmic, whole genome shotgun sequence genomic DNA:
CATCTGCTGCTCGCTCATTACGAAGTCAGCCAAAACTAAATTCTGCTTTGGCTAGCCTCTTGGCATCCAGCGTGACCTACTTGCTTGGAAAATGTCGTGCATAGTCGCAGGGCTGTCTCGCGCTTGCCCTTTTGCACTTTCGCTTTCTGTTCCCTTGGAGCTTCTTTTCATCTGCATTATTTCTACAACTATATTTCCCATTCACTCTCCGCTTAGGATATACATTACGCCGCTACTCCACGACGGTCAatcgaaaaaacaagaaaaaaataaaaagaaaataaaatgccTCTTCCTCGGTTGCACTTGTCGGAACAGTCAACACTAAATATTGTGAATAGCACTTGTCGGAACAGTCAACACTAGAAACTGTGAATGAATAGAAAAGTATTTTCCTAATGTTCTTTTTGACAGGCCCGACTTGCgatacaaaagaaaagaaagatagaGGACACGCatagaggcttaacaagacctgATTTACGAGCGGCAGGCATCTGTGTTAATGAAGCCTCTATTCAACGCAAGAGGTGGCAGCTCGAAGACACGCTTGTGGAGTTCCTCGCACAAACTCCCAAACACTGTGCGATTCTCAGTTTGGGTACCGATAGAAAAGTTGCGTCTGTACGCACATGCATGCATGCCAGGAAAGGGAAGTGCGTCGCTGTTAACAAACAAACAACCCCAGGTAAATGTCATTGCGGTAATTTACGGCTCTAGCTGGGCAATCGCAAAGAATGCTAGACACAGAAAGCAACGAGCGTGCCAAAAGCATACGTTCTCCAAATTACGGAGAAAGTGCAGTAGACAGAAGCTCTCCTGTGTTTGTCGTTAAATACTTGCGGAGATTGTCCCAGTGCCctccaaacgaaaaaaaaaaaaggagccaagAATACTATTCATGCTAATGCAAGTAGAGTATTGTCACTAAAGTGATTTGTCATCTAGCCTATGACAGTTACCACTTCTGTGTAGACTTAGAAAAATACAATATGGGTGACTCTTAGCACAATTCACTGCATTTTCCTAAAAATACACACAATATTTGCATTAATGGAATGCGGAAACCCTACAGGCACCTggacaacttttttttctttttgtcagatTCGCCTTTCGTAATGTACGCGTGTTGGAATGACATGAAACTTGGAATGGCCCACATACTTACTTTATATAGGATCAACGTCTCTACATTTACATCACAATGATGAGCAAATACTAGGTAAATTTACGTGCACGATGCGATGGCCGCGTATTAGGTTACCACTCAAGCATTCAATTTCAAGTTGTTCAAGCAGGGAACGAAGAAATTCGACATTTTGCTTGAAGTTTATCGTTTTCATATTTTGGTGCATGACCATACATTAAGAAGCCTGAATAATTTATAAGGCAGCTGCCTCATAAATGAGGGCAAACTTACAAGCTGTTGGTTTGTGTGCCtaaaaatttgctattacgttttGCATTTGCCACAAGCGTACATATTGATGTGAATGAAATGGTGCAAAATAAATGGAATTCTACTATCTCTTGACAGGCCAGCAAATTGACTTCCGTAGATCCTCTGCTCAATCAGCAACTCGGGATGCCGATAAGTGGCACGTGAACAACGCAAAACAACAAATGCACTTCTGCACTGTTGATAAGTGGTTCTACAGTCAGATAGAAAGATAACTTGTATCTGGTATACAAGCTAGCTAACTGTCCCCCAGTAAATCCAAACATTAGTCAAAATTTACATATACATTCAGGATGCAACACTTCAAGCGCATGTTATGCCCTTAGGTTACAAACTCTGAAAAAGATACAAGCTATGCCCCCCCCCAGTCAATGCCATTTCACGAAAAAGGCAATCGCACAGATTCTTTGTCAAATAGTGTTCACTCACTCTGCAAGCTCCTCCGTGTCCAGCATTGTCGTTTAAGGTTGAGAACTTGGGCATTCCGGCAAAATTTTATTGATTTCAACATCGGTACTCAAAACAAAAATGATACTTTCTCTCAGACAAAACTAACCAATGTTTTGCAACGTGTCTAGTATTTACATGAGTAAAATATGTACTTGTGTTTAGAAGAAAAACTGGTTGGTACTAGACGCGGCAGTTTCGTGGCTGGAGCCGACGTTAATTTTTAGATAGTGACCAAACAAAGGGCACACACAATGAACTGCCCGAGAGTGAACTGCAACCCATAGTGACTCAGATTTAACATTTCTAGTTTGATTACAGTAACAAAACTACTCggcgaaaaagagaaaaagcatGACCGATTAAATTCCATATTACATTTATTAATTCTCTACACTGACATTCAACCTGGCATTTCTGCCAGTGACAACAATAACATCCAGCCATTAATGATAGGTACACTCACATGCAGCAAAAGCATACACACGTACCAGAACGAAGAGTACAAATGAAATGTCAGAGGTCACTCACAAATGAGACGTGGAGAGCGTCTTGGCACTTCTCGACCTTGTGATTTCACTGGCGCGAGTTACAAGGGACTCTACGAAGAGCTCGAGAGCTCGTGCTGGTTGTTGCGGGGGGTCAAGGAAATGCACGTGGAAGTCCGGCTTTCGCATTCTTCGCTAACGCAAATGAGCGCCTGGGGGCTTTTGGCCAATAGAAAAACAGGCAGGCCTCCTCACCATGAACTGCAGCGCCTACAATGGTTAGCGCCTGCAACAATGCTGGCATAACAAGATAAACTTTTTCCGTTATTATTTTGCATAAAATTTTATTTTGCATAAATTTCAAAAGTAAACAAAGAAGCAAAATtttccagcccccccccccccccccctaattcaAGCGACGCTGTGGTGCCAAGAGAGGAGCTGGTGAATAAACGCAGCACCGACAACAGTTAAAGTCCCTCCATAGCGTTTTTCGTTGGTCAGGTTAAACGACGTCAATCCTTCCTCGCTTGTTTGCTCCCCGCCAGCTTTCCGCGGCACCATTTTGTATCCCCGAAGCAAGTCCTTTCTGCGGCTGCATGCTGCTGCTTGGATGCTATTTTCCAAAAATTGCAGCAAATCAGACACACAAGATAAGTGGGTTGCATCTACAGTCAATAATTACACCTCATCGTAAAATAGAAATTGAATGCGCAAAAGCGGACAGTGGCACCCTTTGAAAATTCATGGTACTTTTACAAAAATGTGGTGACAGTAGAAGGGCTATAACTGTGGTTTGACAAGAGCAGTTGTAGCAGCACAGCTCAGTCACACCATGGTACACGGAAAACTTAACACACCTCTAATAAGTCAGAGTTAACAGTACGTACAAGAATGGTAATAGCTTTATTACAAAATGAGGACATAAAAATTTGCGACTAGTTCTGATTAACCATGGTTAACATACACCACAACTTGCAAGATCACACACATGCTTAGAATTGTTGAACACAAAAGTGATAATGCGTTCATTATCCAGCATGTTGAAAATGCCATGCTGTGCAGTGAACACAGCACTTTCAATGAGCTGGCTGACAGAAGAAAAACCTGCGCTGTTAGCGTCACCACGAAGTTCTTTACAGTTGTTCACAGAGAAGAGCACACAGCTGCAATTGCTCAGCTGGGAATAATAGATAATACGCTGATTCACAGCATGTTGTAGCATACTGCTTCAGACAATCATGTGGCATCAATCATTATGCCTTATTCTTCTCATATGATAATTGACTTTGAATGCGCACTGATTGACAGTATAGCATAAAAAATTTAgacttgtaaaaaaaaaggacaaagtgCTTTGCTCTACTTACCTGTATCTTTTAGAGTCTTCTATGCGATACTGTGTCCTGTTAACTTGCGTACGAGTTCTTTACGCGGTACTTCCTGCTAACCTATGAATTCTTTTATGTGTGACTTTCTGTTAACCGTGTCCATCAGAGTTACACAAAATCTTCAATCGGTGCACTCGAAGACAACATAATCGTATCGCTTCACTGTTAAGTTACGAGCCATTACAAAATTTTCAACAGAAGAAGGTGACAAGTTTCTGCCAAAGGGACAGAAACTCGTTCTCTGATGAATGCTCATTTCGCAAAGTAACATAATTGTTCCAAGCGTTAGAAGTGACGTCGGGCAAAGCCACCTTTTTGAAGCTCGCTCAAGTGCCGCTAATGTTATTGCAACTTCCACATATACGAAACTTTTTATTTAATATAAGTTATACAGTGCCAAATGTGTAACCTTGGCATGTGATGTAAAAAAATTAAGGTTCAATGTTATGGTTAGATGGTATGGCAATATTTCTTTTTTACCTGCCCTGTGCTACTGCACgcaaatataaaaacaaaatgcagAAAGATCACACACACAAATGTGCAGAAATTTACAGTTGGAAGTTAGCGAACATGTGTATCTGGTCTGTTTAGTATGTTGTGGTAATCTCACACGTGTAACAGTATAAAGCGACTAAAAAATGTCACGAAAAAATTCACCAGCATCTCGGTAAGTGTTGGTAAACCAGTATAAAATTAAAGAAACGAAGGATGAAAGGATACAGATGATAACAGGTACTGGCGCAGCTACTTTGCCGACTTCTTCATCTTTTTGCATTATTTTCTTGATTCTCGCCTGCATGAAGCAAAGGTACATTGCAATGCAAGAGAAACAGTGGTGCTAACAATACAAGCCCAAGGCCTGAACATTTAAAGGTTGGCATGGTTACAATTACTTATGTGGAGAGTTCACCAAAGGTACTCAACTGTTCGTAGTAACTGCACAGCAGAGCAGGCAATGAGAAAGGCAGACAGATAACTTTGTGAAGACGTAATGTCTTCACGTGTCATGTTGATTTGTTGCCGCGTCCAGACAACAAAAATCGTTATGAAAGAAATCAACGCATGTATTATCAACACTCCCTGCCATAAATATTCCAGCTATAACAAAAAGCTTATTCAAACATTTAGTCTAGGCCTATATACACCCAAGACATCACTCCATGGCATTCTGTCCTTCACCGATAAAAAAAAGCAGGCGTCCAGACACGGCCCCAAGATACCAGAGCAAAACAAACGCCAACAACTGAAAGCGCACAGCAGCAGAAAAGAAAGTGGGTGCAAAATCTTATCTGTGCCTGCACAGGAGTACATTGCTACCTGTCAGTCCTGCAAACGTGGGGGTCTTTGCGAGAGATAACTATTTTCGTCTTCAGGTGTGAATTATGGTCGATCGTCTGCAAACGTGTCACATGTGCACAGCGTAACTATAAGCACTTAAGATTACATTCTGAGAAAGAAAGCCGAGTAATATGTTTTGTGCCAGTTTCAGTGATTAATCTTAATCACCATTTCACAAAATAATTATACTGCAGTCAGTCATGCTTCATTTTAACATGAAAATAATCCAATTGTGGGCTTCCGACTTGGATTCATTTGTATTCATttcaagcaaataaaaacaatacTTGCGACATTTCTCTAGGAACACAGCACGTCAACCAAGCCGTCGAACATAGTAAGGGCTTTACCAGTTGTTGGCTGTGGTTACATCCAGCACATTATGGTTAAGTCAAGACAGCAATTATGATGAGATCCAACACAATCTATGTGAAGGGTTAAAATCATCCTACGCATGAGTCGCCCTCTTTTTTTAGCGACTATTCTAAGAAACTGGAGCAAACAGGTTGCATTCAAGTATAAGATTGTTGCATTTCGGGGAGATGAGGCAGTCCTGTACAATCAGATACATGCCATTACTGTGTCTACTTTCTTTTTTGCTGCAAGGGTCTTTTCCCGTTGGCGTCAGTTGCGGGCACGAACCTGTTGTGTCCGTGCTGGTGTGCTTTGTCAGGAATCCGTACGAACTATGGTCGTTTACAGTGCAAGAATAAATGGAAGCCCTGTCCACAGTGATCGCTGTCCCACCCAAAAATATGTGCGTAAATGCCCCATCCAATTGTTTATTCCCACGACATCAAGCACCTCTTACATATTTCAGGTAGGTGATTTTAGCATAAAGACATGCTAGTTTTGCTGGTTTTTGCTTGAGAACTTCAACTTTCTGCTAAATTTTGCTCTTGGACTTGGACACGACTGCTTAGCCAGACGTAATATTTTATGTGGGAACAACAAGCTTTTAGTTAGTTCTTAGTATGTGTATTATTTACATGAGCGGCCAGAAAGTACTTAAGGTGTGAATACAAACCATCTAGCACAACTCTCTTGACACAAATGAATCGCAGATGGCGCCACAGTTTCTGGGGGCGGAGCTTATACTCATGCTATGTTGTAACCTACTATAGTTGAAACTTTTTGTCATTCTTGCCTTTAAGTTGGCCGAGATGGGTTAGAACGAATGCTTAGCTATAATCTATTTCCTTTGCCAAACCTCAAACGCTTGCTATAAATCGGAGATGTTGCCAGTACAGGTGCAAACCTGCAAAATTTGAGCCAAACGTGCAACAAGATACGGTATTTTTGGACGCTCTTGCGAAACACAGACACCGAGACACACGTAAACCACAAACTAAACTGCACACACACTAAACCACAAACCAAACCCGCAAAAGCAAATGCTCTTTAATTCGATGCTAATCTAAAAAACAGCAGGGAgtggaagatggaagcttgtgaTGAAAAAATTCGGAAACAGGGATTGTGTGGCTCGAGCACACGCCGTGTTGATGGAGTTTTAGAACTCGATGGTGCGATACCACAAGTTGCAAGGTACATGCTCGCATGTACGCAGGGCACTCTTAGGTTTGTGGTTTATGTGTGCCTCGCTGTGTCCTTGTGTTTCAAGAGCTTTCAAGAATATATACTACTTTGGCTGGTGCAAGAAAGAgaacctacacacacacacacaaaaagcttCATCCATAGGCACATGATGAAAATACCAAATGTAAGCCACCATCGAATAGCATGGTCCGTGCGCGGCACTCAATTACGCTCTAAGTAACCTTATTGATTATTTCCGGTTTCCTTCGATCTTTTCGGTTCGACAAACAAGCGTGATGAATAACTTCCTATTCACTGCAACGATTCGGCGGTGCGCACGCGAGCGCTAAACAAATCCGTACGCGTAGAcataaacaaagaaaaagggcGGTAGCGTGGGCGCCAACAATATGACAaggcgagcgaaaaaaaaaaaaaaacgagcggaAAGTTGAATCGAGAAACAACGAGAAATGAAAATGTTTCTCGCGCAAAAGAAGGATTTTTTACGAGGGTGGTGGGGAGGACGTAAAAGCGCGTGAGAACggtcaaagaaagaaaaaaaaaacaaatcgcgGACTTCGAGCGAAGACGCAGCCGGCGAAACATAAGCTTCGAGTGCGAGCACGTTGTTGGTTCACGACGATTGAGAAACAATCCGCACCGCACAGGCGGATCGCTTCTTTTCAAAGAGATCGCCGCGGAGTTTCTCGCTTATTCTTGTTCCGATTTCCGGGGACGTGGTAGTTCGGGGGGGGCCAGCTAGCTCGCAAGCCGACGCACACAACGTCGTGGGGGTCAGCGATTCCCTCGACGTCTTACGCGAGCCGTACAACCACCGTGGCCCCCTTTTCGAACGGGGGAGCAGACCGAATGCGGGGGTAATATACAGGAACGTACTAAGTTAGCGAAACGAGACAAAAGTGGAGCATGTCACAAAGGAAACGAGCTCTTCGTACCACCACGACATCACGCCAGTTTTACATATGATCGTTTTCGCTCCGCGGTCCCTACAACCATATTGCAGCAATTGCCGGGTGCACCGAAGGCGCGCTGGCTCTTTGTACCGACATCGAATCGCGGTTCCAAGGCGGCTCACGAGTTCACGGGGACGCACATGACGGACGAGGAGTAAACGAGGGGACATCTGCAGCGCTTCGAGGCGGGCCACCCGGCAATACTGCTTCGGGGCTCGTTTACATCGAGGCCGATAGCTGGGTCAACGTTAGGACCCATTCAATGCGCGCCTTCgagaaagcaataaaaaaaaacgcgtcaGCGATTGTCAAATAAGAAAGCGCTGGCTTACGGGCGGGAACCTGGCGTTGTATTTCTTCTTTTTGTTGGCCATGCTTCACGACCGCGGATCTTCAGTACGGCATGTGACaaaaatttttctttttcgaacTCCTTCCAAGACACTCGCTCTCGCTCGCACAAGCAAGGGGATTTTAATTCCAACTCAAAGCAAATTCGGCCGCACCGTCGTGTGTAAGCCTCAGTTTCGTATACTTGCTTGAGTGCGCAGCGCTTTATTTATAGTAGAATAACGACAAATTATTTTTGCACTAGTTGTTACAACAGTGTACCACTTAAACCAACGGGTTAGGTCATACTGTTTTTCCACCTGCTCGTTTTTTTAACGTAGTTTAGTGACTTCCGGTTCCGGTAACATTTCGCGCTACGAGGATTTGTTTTGTCAACAGGAGCGGCGTCGTGCCAAAAAGCGAAACCCACTGCTTCCACGCCAAACAACAAAAATAGCAGACGACACACGGTGGATGCGGGGGAGGTCACGTTTATTTTACGCACGCACGTAGTAAAGACGCAGAAGATGAATACACTGGCCTTTTCCGTCGAATTGATCGGAAAGGCTAGGTCACAAACACACAATAGGAATAAGTTACTGCATGGTGGAACTAGCTGCCGCGAATTAAGAAGGCACGTCCGAATATTGCGCAGGCCTTCGTAACGAATTTGATCACGGGTGCTACGACGAAGAGTTCGAAACACTAGCAAACTCGACGAAATCAATCAAACACGTCCGGGCTCAGCCTCTAACGTCCACCGACATCACACCCGTCAGCTTCTCGCTTTCGGCCCAAACCTTGCGCGCTAGGTCGTCGTCCAACGCTACGCTCTCCAATTTCTCGGGCCGGCAGTTGTAGTAAAACTTTCCCGAGTGCTGTTCGTACTCCTCGTTGACGGCACAGTCAACGATGCTTTGGCATCCTTGGTCCGGAGTTCGGACCGCGAACAGCGCAAAGGGCAGCAATAGAACCATCAAATACCAAGGTAGTCTGGTGTGGCGACCCAGGTTTGTGTAGACCATGCCTGGGCTCGCAGCGTACGCCTTCACACCCGATCCGCGGAGTCTTCGACTCAGCTCTCGCACGAAGAGCAGGTTggcgagcttgctgttggcgtaaGCGAGTCGTTTGTCGTAGTTGCTCGCGTCCATGAGCAGTTCGTTGGACTTGAGCTTGGCCCGCTTGTACAGGTTCGACGTGACGACCACGATGCGACTAGGCTGCGAGTTCTTGAGCCGATCTAGAAGCAGGTTGGTTAGGAGAAAGTGTCCCAGATGGTTGACTCCCATCTGCATCTCGAGACCGTCTCGAGTCAGCGTCAGCGGGCACTGGAAGACTCCCGCGTTGCAAATGAGCACGTCCAGGTGCATCTCGGACTTGAGCACGCCGTTGGCGAACGCGCGTATCGAGCTGAACGAAGACAGGTCCAGGTATCGCACCACGACGTTCTCGATGTTCGACACGCGTCGCACGTCGGCGGCGGCGAGCAAGCCTCCGCTGATGTCGCGAACGGCGAGAATAACCCTGGCACCGCGCCGAGCTAGTTCGATCGCCGTGGCCCTGCCGAGCCCGGAGTTGGCGCCCGTGATCACCACGGTCTTGCCCATCATGGAGCGTTTGCTTCGGCAGCGGCCCCACGTTCGCACTCGCCACTGGCGCAACGCGAACACGGCCACCGCACCGGCGACCGCGCAGAGAAGGGCGTTTTTCAAGCCCACCATTGGAAATAGCGGAACCATCAGCTACTCCCGACCGCCGTTGTCTTCATTTCTAATCAACGCAACGTGACTAATACTTACCGCTATCTCATGTTCTGTCACCTTGTGTTTTTGCACATTCAACCTTATTATCTTTGCATCTACATTATATACAACTCCACAAGTAAATAAAACAGTTTTTACACGTCGAATTTTTATTGAAATTAAGATTATTTGTTTATGACGCGATCGATCAACGAAACAAGCATGGATTATTTTCCACCACGGAATGATTGAGTTCAGACCGTCGGCGCAGAAAGCGGTGACTAATAGTGTCAACGACTCCTAGATAAACACTATATCctagtcaatgagggtggcgacttgggcttgttggtatcttctcttgtccgtgttcgttgtctgcgctaccatctatcatcatgcaacTATATCCTAGATCTCCTGTGCCTgcccatagcctcctatattttttatAGAGGAGAGGAGGCTAtggcctgccggattatcggcggtcacttaggaagcggcggtcgtcggaactacggtggtggcgccactcaagtaggggtgtcttcaaatatgtttttacgtttttggagcttatatgcaacaaaaataacgtaaaaagttctaaaaaggcgtaaacgtaattgtAATTAACtatacgtaagtgacgccgtcattcaacaaacttttttttaatacAATGCATCCTCTAAAATTAGTAACAAACGCCAAAATTACCAATcttaaaggccaagtacaaaaaaACCTAATGGATGGATGATTGTGGCtatcaaggaggttatactaaatcttctggagtggcggtcccGCATACCCGCCTATGTCTCGAAGTGAAGCCGCagcggccatattgctcagggcagaaggagGCGGCGCCTGCTTTGAAGCACCGTGATGCTTGCCGTGCGTTTCGTTATTGCTACAAAAGCACCTGTTTAATATTTTTAGTAGGCAAAGGAACGTGGAAAGGACTTTAATGCACACCTGCTTTAATTTTTCTTGGACACTTGGCGTTCCAAGcgtgtaaaaaacaaaaacacgccAGACCTGCaaggaacgcgcagcacagtcacagcgaaagctgggagagtggtctttcagagccttctctAAAAAttctttgggatgctacaagggcactgctgggtacccacagtgccataaataatcataaattttctgtagtaggccagcattcactatgttATCCTTCGCCATTCTTCGGAGAATCGTACGCGGTATTCGCTACACACCTGTTTGAAGTTTAGTGCATccttttatgcagtggctgatgacgatgaagaaatatgcgtgaagtggttatgcaccacagttgataggtgatcaagaacgagTTTTTTAATGGATGGGAGCGTTGGACGACCAAGTCGCCacgaaattcgcattgtgtgacgcctcgctGTTCCTTGATggtctaaaatgctttattactcatattaatgcgaCTCGTTTCcagacattaagcctgcctaaaacCAGTTTAGAAACAAGTTCCAAGCGCTGgcgcggctcagtggtagaatgctgggctggcacgcagcggacccgggttggaCTCTCATTGTGTCATTGATATTCTTAacttaccgagtttttttttttttttgttcgatactaattacgagtggcggcggtggcggacacgGCTCTACgcatgacccgtgttctgatctcgtaacacctttcactgtaaaaagaaaaaaaacgtactcagggatatcacacacacacacacacacacacacacacacacacacacacacacacacacatacacacacatatatatatatatatatatatatatatatatatatatatatatatatatatatatatatatatatatatatatatatatatatatatatatatagttataaacttcgagaatagtgcagtataggaaacaaaacaataaaatatttatttaatcctaaaagtttcggctggtggaccagccttcttcggaggatgtatgTGAAATGTTGCTTACATGTTGcctcatttcacttacatcctccgaagaaggctggtccaccagccgaaactgttaggattaaataaatattttattgttttgtttcctatactgcactattctcgaagtttataacttttattacggtagccggaagaaactctgatcatctatttcatctctctctctctctctctctctctctctatatatatatatatatatatatatatatatatatatatatatatatatatatatatatatatatatatatatatatatatatatatatatatatatatatatatatatatcctacaaACGTTACAAAAACATGGAGCCTGCAAAAAATTATTCTTAGCCTCATTGTGCCCCCGGACGCCAAAAGAAAATCTATGAATGCAGTCGCATAGTCGCTAAAATATGGGAGAATAAGCGAATGAGTGAAGCATGCCTACTTAAACATCGAAAGCTGAGCCCAGTGTCCGCTTCACACGATTCGCGCAGCCAAATACTACCCAAGAGCCCAGCATCGTCGCCTCAAAATGTGATCACAGATGTATTCAGAAGCGTCTTGTTCAATTAGAGGCATGATACGCAACATTACTAGCACTAAATCAACACGAAAGCCACGCACGCTAAAATGCGCCCATCCGTTTTCTGCCCTGATCAATATGGCGGTGTCGGCTTCAGCCGCGGAGCCTctccgccactccagaagttttaatATAACCTCCTTGGTGGCTGTattctttagatcgggcggcggctaacgtcacc
This region includes:
- the LOC119164113 gene encoding retinol dehydrogenase 14, whose translation is MVPLFPMVGLKNALLCAVAGAVAVFALRQWRVRTWGRCRSKRSMMGKTVVITGANSGLGRATAIELARRGARVILAVRDISGGLLAAADVRRVSNIENVVVRYLDLSSFSSIRAFANGVLKSEMHLDVLICNAGVFQCPLTLTRDGLEMQMGVNHLGHFLLTNLLLDRLKNSQPSRIVVVTSNLYKRAKLKSNELLMDASNYDKRLAYANSKLANLLFVRELSRRLRGSGVKAYAASPGMVYTNLGRHTRLPWYLMVLLLPFALFAVRTPDQGCQSIVDCAVNEEYEQHSGKFYYNCRPEKLESVALDDDLARKVWAESEKLTGVMSVDVRG